In Excalfactoria chinensis isolate bCotChi1 chromosome 20, bCotChi1.hap2, whole genome shotgun sequence, a genomic segment contains:
- the TMEM52 gene encoding transmembrane protein 52 → MSNWTSLWYIWLILLTVFMLLLCGITASCKKFCCRKKRPPVQPFPRHPYDLTVVAIDSDSTAHSTVTSYSSFQYPPSAPIPSVFVGVDRSTVSPPAYSPYAMDLPPSYDEAVQMGKQHIEVALVSQKLSDIPGQVMPGGQNPVQNSPEGINRDPATQPNSEDATQEQPQL, encoded by the exons ATGTCTAATTGGACAAGTCTGTGGTACATCTG GTTAATCTTGCTGACTGTGTTCATGCTCCTGCTCTGTGGGATCACAGCAAGCTGCAAGAAGTTCTGCTGCCGGAagaagaggcctccagttcaGCCCTTCCCTCGGCACCCCTATGATCTGACTGTTGTTGCTATTGACAGCgacagcactgctcacagcacagtGACCT caTATAGTTCATTCCAGTACCCTCCGAGTGCCCCTATTCCTTCAGTATTTGTGGGTGTGGATAGGAGCACTGTATCCCCTCCAGCTTACAGCCCCTATGCAATGGATTTGCCACCTTCTTACGATGAAGCTGTCCAAATGGGTAAACAACACATTGAAGTAGCACTGGTCAGCCAGAAACTCAGTGACATCCCTGGACAGGTGATGCCAGGTGGGCAGAATCCCGTCCAGAATTCACCTGAAGGAATCAACAGAGATCCAGCAACACAGCCAAATTCAGAAGATGCAACACaagaacagcctcagctctag